The DNA region GCGGACAGACCCTCACCCCGAGCAGCCTGGCCTAAATCGTCACTCCTGTGTCTTTCCATTTGGCTTCCCAACCCCCCTTCCCTTCTGCTGGTGATGCAGGGACCTAAGGGGACAGAGGATGAATGAGTCAATGATTCAAACCTGGCTGTCCTCTTCTTGAGACACCGATGTTCCCCCTGTCCCCTTCCTGGCTGGGCTCGAGTGCAAGGTGCATGCAGTGAGCCCACCCACCCGGGGGCTGACCAATGTCCCGCCCGTGTCCTGCTCTGTCCCCTTGTAATGAAGGGCTTGGAACTTTAGAGAGAGGAGCATCGGCCCAAAGGCCCAAAGCGTTGGGACCAAGATCAACCTCTGGGCTGACCTCCCAACCCACCATGTGATGGACACCAAAGGAAGCAGGGACAAATGACCCCTGTCCAGCCATGCTGGCCCCTTCAGTAGAAATTATCAAACTGCATCTGCTTCATTTGGGAACGCTTTCAGTTGTCATCATGGAAAACCCAACTACAGTGGCTTAAACATGTTGGGATCTATTCTTCTTACCCAACAAGGAGCCTGGTTGTTGGCCTTGGTTTAGCCCAAGTTTTCTCAGTTtcagcactgctgacattttgggctggataattctttcttGTGGGTGCTGTCCTGTGCAGTATAGAATATTTAGCAGCTTCCCTGGCCCCCACATTCTAGATGCCAGTAGCGTTCCTCCCTCAAGCTGTGaccaccaaaaatgtctccagacatttgccaaatgtcccctgggttTAGCGGTATCAGGACTGGTGTCTGTGAGTCGCTTGCACTTTGCCTCAAGGTCGTAAGTCAGCTGCCACAGCTCCGAACATCCCAACcatgtcagagcagaaataacaaTAAGGGGCTGGTACCAGATACCATTGTTTCTTTGAGCAGAAGGCTGGAAGCCAAACAGATTTCTTCTTGGTTCTCACTTCACTCGACCTCTCTGAGGTCTCACCTGCCCAGCCCTCAAGGCCTTCTCTAAAGGCTGTGGGAGGACAAAATGGGATCATGGATTGGCCATTTACTGCTCTGGGGGGCCTGGGGGGAGtcactctgagcttcagttccctCCCTCTTAAAACTGGGCTAATAGTACCTACCTGAGAAAAAAAGGTGTTTTGAGGTTAAATCACCTAATTACATGTGTCACCCAGTTCAGGGCTGGGCTCAAAACAGGAACTAAAACAACTGACCTTTATTATTATCAGTGGTGTGGGAGGATTAGCCACTAAAAGTGCCCGGCACTCAAAGGTTATTCCGTTAGTGATGGTGGCTGGATCTCCTGCCTCTAAGCTTTTGCACTGTTACCTGTGCTGTTCCCTATGCGCCAATGGCTCTGGCTCTCACCACTTGCTCTCACCAATTCCCAGAGGCCTTACCGGACTCTAAAGAACACCTGTCACTTTTCTTTGCTCCCATCTCAGGACCCGCctggaaaaatttaaatgtaaatataatattcattcattcattttctctctattcctcctagaatgtaagctcgtgtgtgtgtgcgtgtgtgtgtgcgtgtgtgtgtgggtgtgtgtgtattggggatGGGGTACGTTATTAGTTTCCTACTTGCAGTCTTCCCGGGGTCTAGAACCCTGGCCTGGCACCTAATGGATCATTAATAAGAATGTGTTGGGTGAATAGCTAATTCTCAGGCAGAAGTTGGTGACACGTGGGCAGGTGGGGCCACCCGACGGGCGGAGAGATTGGTGACGCAGAAACTTAAGGGCCAGAGAATGAACACGTGAAAGAATCGTAGCGGGCGCATCCGCCTTTTAAGAGACTGACGCCCCCTGCCCTCTTCCGGGCCGGGTGGGAGCGCGAGATGCACGCAACGAGCCTGCCCATCCCGGGGCGTTTCCCTTTTCTGACCCCGTGTCCCCGTCCCGGGCGCCAACCGCCAGGCTCGAGACCCTTCGGACCCCGCAGCGCCAGCACGTGCTCTGCAAACGCCCGCCTGCCGGCGCGCAGCCGCACTCCCCGCGGCGCCCCTCCCTGCGCGGTCGTTCCGCCGGGAGGGGCGAgggtgggcggggaggggcgagggtgggcggggcggggcggggcggggccggtcCGGGCGGCTCTGGGACTTGTAGGCCTGGAGTCTCGCCGCCCGCGCCCCGCCTGCCCGCGCCCCGCCTGCCCCCGCCCCTAGAAGCCCTGTCTGTCAcggaaggggaaactgaggcccgctGATGGGACCCAGTGTGCCCAAGATGGAGCGGCCGCACGGTGACCGCCTTCCCTGGCCCAAAAAGTGGAGGTCACACTTTCGCAAAGTTTTCCAAGGGCGCGCTGAGTGTCCCTTGTCTGGTCGAGAGCTCTCCTCGGCTTCTTCCTTCCATCgtgcattcactcaacaaacatttcccGGGGGCCCTCTGCTTGCCAGGCCGCACAGTTTGAGCAAACCATCCAAGGGCCCACCTCGCAGGGGAGAGAGACCTTAAACCCATGAATAGGTAACCAGGGCTTGGGGAGGTGAAAGTACAcggaaggaaaagaagagcagaataaagggcGAGCGATGAGGTCCAGCCCCGAGGCAGGAGTGGGCCTGGGGATTTGGAGGAAACTGGGAGCGACAAGACCAGGAAGAAATGAGGGGAGACTGAAAAGTGTGTCCCCGGAGTACTCGGGGTTCCATTCCCAGCGTgagggggctggggcgggggttTGGGGGGAAGGAAGGTTCAGACCAATGGTTGCCGGGTGGCGCGCGGGGTCAGGGCGTCCAGGGGCTTGAGGCACAGCTGGTCTGGGCCTGGAATCAAACGCAGCCTGACAGAGAAGGTGCCTGATAAACACCTGAAAGACTAGTGAACGCTTCGCCTGCCTCCCTGTACCCCTCAGTCCGCCAGGAGCTGGGGTCACCAGGAGCGACCCCACTCAGAGCAgtggtaacttaaaaaaaaaaagcacaacctaaaagttaagAATTATGTTTTACTTGGCGGACTTTCTGCGGACTCGAACCCTTGAAGCAGCTCtcagggactgctccaaagaggtcagggaggagccaggatatagaggagtttttgcaacaaaaaccaaaacGTGGGAACATCAAAAGATCACTGTTAgttaaagaaaaaccagacatctcaagttagcgaatttagcgcttttctacgTATGccaagatgcaagagtctgggctcattgaaatcattcctttgatgtgcacgtTAAccatctagggccagtatcctgttttgtTCCACCCCGAATCCCCTCAGGGTACACagttgggggtggctgcagtggctgatggccgcaacatcttttgtttactgacACGGCAGGTGACATTTTTCGCCCACAGCAGAGTCCCGACTGCACAGGACATCACAATGCTGGTGCCTGGACATGTGGAGGGTTTGAGATCCTCAGGGCCTGGCTCTGCACGGCCGTGTGACCCACTGGTTGGGGGGGGTGCTGGTGCCAGGGCCTCGGGTTCAGTGCTCTTGTCAGACATGAAATTCCTAATAACTTTGGACAAGATGCCCTGACAATTCTGTAGCGGGTCCTGCTACAGAGACCCAGGGGTGGGCCTGTTtctagggctggggaagggaacaGAGGGAACAGGGCCACCCTCTGCTTGTTTTCCCCCAAGGATGGCCCATAGAGATGGAGGGATCCTTGGCACAGGGATGGACTTTTGAGGAGGCCAGAACTACTTCCCCTGTCCAGTCACCTTCTCAGAGGGGCCTCCGGGACCACTCTGGCCACTCCTGGACGGCAGCACCCTGATTTATTTCTTAATGGATAGTACATTGTATATTTACCTGTTTGTCTTGTTCATAGAAGCTCTGTGGGGTAGAGTGTGTTGCGTGCATTTCTGCATCCCCCACGCCCTGATAAATATTCGTCGAAcgaattatatttacatataaaaacaaaGGCTGTTTCACCTTTAATATGAGTTCCTGTACCGTAAGCTGCGCTGGGGAAACGATTCAGACTCACTAAACATGGTCTGAATCGTTTACATCTCATTCGCTAGACGGTGCGCTCCTCGAGAGCAGGGGCCAGGAACCCAGTGAGCACGTATTGGTGCCCCCAAAACACCCGGATGCGCTCCCTACCCTTGTGCTCGCCCTGCCCCTGGGCTTCAGCAGGGCACGTGGGGCGTGGCGTGGCGGGGCCGGACTACGCCTCCCGGCGGCCCCCGCGCGCCCGGGCGGGGatgagggggcggggcaggacgccaggggcggggcctgggcggccgggggcggggccgacTACAAAGCCCGGGTGGGCGACGGGGCGCAGAGTTCCCGCAGCGCCGGCACGAAGGCGACGCAGCGCAGTGCCGCGCGTAGAGCGGGAGCGACCCGCGAGTGGACGGGCCCGGCGGCTGGGCCGGCGCCCCTGCTGCCCCGCTCGCTCCCTGCCGCCCCCAATGAGCGCAGCCTCACGCGGCCCGGGTCCGTAGGCGGCGGGGCGCCCCCCATGCTGCTGCAGCCCGCGCCGTGCGCCCCGAGCGCGGGCTTCCCGCGGCCCCCGGCCGCCCTCGGCGCCATGCACGGCTCGCAGAAGGACACCACGTTCACCAAGATCTTCGTGGGCGGCCTGCCCTACCACACCACCGACGCCTCGCTCAGGAAGTACTTCGAGGGCTTCGGGGACATCGAGGAGGCAGTGGTCATCACCGACCGCCAGACGGGGAAGTCCCGCGGCTACGGCTTCGTAAGTGGCCCCGCGGCCGGGCGCTCCCCTCCCCGCACTTATCGCGGCCGGGCCGCTGAGTCAGCCGGCGGGCGCACGCCAGCCCCGGGCGCCTCCCGCCGGCTCGGCACCTGCTGCCCCCTTTCGGGCTCCAGCCggtcctgcccccgccccccaggccccgtctccctgccccctccccacgcccgGTTTAAAGGGAGAGCCGCTGTGTTCAGTTAGGTCTCCGAAGTTTGTGGAGAGGTTCTCGGCACTTCCTGGAGCAACAAGCGAGCGAGGAGCCGGGCTTCAGCCCCGGGCGCTCTGGAGCTCTGAAGCAACCCCATTTTATTTTCCAGCAGCTCCCTCAGACACCCCAAACAACCTAAGTAAAAATGGGCCTGAAGACACCTCTTCTACTTCCTTTCTAACTAGGGTGTTCCTAAACCCCTCCCTTGAGGAGGTTTGTCGTCCCCACTGGCCgggacccctgcctcccttcaGGGTGGCCGTGTCTTCCCTGGTGGTTGTTTCCGTCCTTGAGGGCAGTGTTTCCTAGCACTTGAACTCGGGGGAGGAGCCGGGGCCCAGGGGCAGCTTTGGGAGGGCCCCAGGCTGGGGTCAGAGGGGACTGGGCTGGACGCCTTGGGTAATGGGCACCCGGGGCGGGGGGAAACGAGGGCCCCGTGCCAGGGCTCTAGAGCCCTCTCTCCGTTCCCCCCGCCGgcaagggaagcccctgatgcGTCTGTGCTCCTCCAGGTGACCATGGCTGACCGGGCGGCGGCT from Tursiops truncatus isolate mTurTru1 chromosome 15, mTurTru1.mat.Y, whole genome shotgun sequence includes:
- the RBM38 gene encoding RNA-binding protein 38 isoform X3 gives rise to the protein MLLQPAPCAPSAGFPRPPAALGAMHGSQKDTTFTKIFVGGLPYHTTDASLRKYFEGFGDIEEAVVITDRQTGKSRGYGFVTMADRAAAERACKDPNPNIDGRKANVNLAYLGAKPRSLQTGFAIGVQQLHPTLIQRTYGYSLWEPC
- the RBM38 gene encoding RNA-binding protein 38 isoform X2; translation: MLLQPAPCAPSAGFPRPPAALGAMHGSQKDTTFTKIFVGGLPYHTTDASLRKYFEGFGDIEEAVVITDRQTGKSRGYGFVTMADRAAAERACKDPNPNIDGRKANVNLAYLGAKPRSLQTGFAIGVQQLHPTLIQRTYGGHQRNPN
- the RBM38 gene encoding RNA-binding protein 38 isoform X5; the encoded protein is MLLQPAPCAPSAGFPRPPAALGAMHGSQKDTTFTKIFVGGLPYHTTDASLRKYFEGFGDIEEAVVITDRQTGKSRGYGFVTMADRAAAERACKDPNPNIDGRKANVNLAYLGAKPRSLQTG
- the RBM38 gene encoding RNA-binding protein 38 isoform X4, with the translated sequence MLLQPAPCAPSAGFPRPPAALGAMHGSQKDTTFTKIFVGGLPYHTTDASLRKYFEGFGDIEEAVVITDRQTGKSRGYGFVTMADRAAAERACKDPNPNIDGRKANVNLAYLGAKPRSLQTGFAIGVQQLHPTLIQRTYG